The DNA region TTCAGTTTGCTTTGACAAAGCCTGATAAACACCCAGTTGCCAGTTGTTGTCACCTCCGAGCAAAAAAAGTGTGCGGCTCAGCTCAAGTGCTCTCAAGTAGAAAACCTCGTTTACGAGAAAGGGTTTGTAGCTCGGTTGGTTAACAAGAGCATACAAACTTGCATTCGAGTTCGTGAGTTTGATTTTTCCGCCTCGCAATACGGTTGtgtaaagaagaagaaaaacagaaatATAAAAGCCTCATTTTCTGTTCAATGCCTGGAGATCCATGCTGATTTGCTGGTGCGAAAATCTTAGGTAATTTTAGTTTGTAATCGGTTTGTGTAAATGCAAGCTCTACTTCATTCTCTTTGTTATtggttccattttttttttccaggatTCGATATTTTAAACTACTCTAATTCACGAGATAGAAATTCGAACTTAAGCCAAAGGAGAAAGACACCTTGCCTACTAACTGCTTAACCGATAGATTTAAAGTTATTTCCTTGAATTTCaagcttaaattttaatattgtaTTGGTGGGTTATAACTTAGAATTGCAAAGGCAGAATCTTCCAGAAAATATCtgtaatttggacaaaaatggaAGTGGCAATCTTCAATCCCGGCAAAGATTGATGATAGCTGATGCAATCAAAAAGTTGTTTAGCTAAAATGAAGAAAGGACAAGGTGGGTGGGTCAGAAGGGAAGAGCCCACAGAGGCCATTCCTACTGGGTGTGATGGAAAATCTGAAAAGACTGAGCCTTTTATCCCCTCATGTTGTTTGTCTTTACGGGTTGGGAAAAAGTTAGCTCCTTCGAGCTAGCATTAGCATGTTCATAAGTCCTTAATTTCACATGGGTTTGCCAATTGCCTCTATAATTTAGATTATATAGTccttgttttgcaaattttttttatttttttttactgccATTTGGGTAAATCTTACAAGTTTCTGGAAATTAACTTTTGGTATGGTCTTGGTTTTGTTTGTTGATTTCTTCAGTTAGCTGCAAACCCTTTTGTATATTTATTGAGATAGTGACAGTTTACCTTCTGTGTTGGTAAAAAAACTTGTTAAGAGACAAGCTTTCAATATCATGTTTTACAAGCCCAAGAAAATGAAGGGTTTTAGCAGTTAGGTGGGAATGTGGAACAACCAGAACACTCATAAATGAAATACTTGATTTATAAAAGGTTgtgggttagagagagagagagagagagagagagaggtgataAGATAGTGGCTATGAATCTGAGataaatggtccttgaaatcaGCTTTATTTGCGTGGGCACCAGTTACCTGACCccgaattttcttttcttttgggtAAATGCAACTCTTCTTACTGATTCACGTGGCTATGCCCTTGTTTCTATTACTCAACTTTTTCTTTGGCCATCTGCTGATATCTCCAATTTCCATATGTTTTTCTTGTGAAAAATGGGAAGTTTTATGTCACATGCATCATAGTTAAATTCAAGTTTCTCCATCTTTTTCCTATAGAATGTTGACAACAaggttaagtttttattttctaaCCCTACCAACCATTGAAGGTTGAGAAGGGTAAAGTGACAGGGAGCTGCGTATAGAATGATTGAGGGCCCCTTACTTATTTCTATGAGACATTTATCTGAAGAATTCTAGACTTTCTAGTGCAGCTGACCtccaattcttttttattttttggtttttatccCTTTTGAGTTTTCATTCTTATCCTGCAAATTTGTAAAAGATTTTTCTCTGAGCCTTCAAACTTTTGGTGGGAATGTGATTACTAGTATGGATTCCATGTGGGTTTACCGGAAAGTGTGTGAATATGTTCTTGGAAGTGTGATTATTCATACTTTGAAATCTATAAAGCTGTGGATTTTAAATATTTGGATTCTGCAGAATCTGCACTTTGAGTTAACCAATGAAATTTGTACTGTTTCAATGCAGATCTGCAAATAACTGCTTCCAACTGATCTAGCACTCAAAGCTGAAATTTGAGCAGCGCCATGGATCTTGAGAGAATTAAGTGTTATGACACTCCAAAGGTTAGTGCTGTATCTTCATTGTGCTTATGTTCATCAACCCTTTTGATGTTTCTGGCTGGTTGTGGTATAAGTCTATATAAGCAAAgcaatttatgttttagaaacTTGGTGAATGATTGTTCCTAGAATCGACCCGAACACTCAGAAATTTGTTTGTTGGACTGAATTTCCAGAAGGATTCTTGGAAGAATATTATGCTGTTGGCCTACCAGAGCCTTGGAGTAGTGTATGGTGACCTGAGCATTTCCCCTCTCTATGTTTACAAGAGTGCATTTGCAGAAGACATTCAACATTCGGATACGAATGAAGAGATTTATGGTGTACTTTCTTTTGTCTTCTGGACTCTTACTTTAGTCCCGCTGTTCAAGTATGTCTTTATAGTCCTTCGGGCTGATGATAATGGAGAGGGTAAGTACTAAACAAGCAGTTATATGAAAAAAGTACTAAACAAGCAGTGAATGCGTACATCTTGTATTTAGGCTATAACATTTGGTGCATGATTTTCTGCAGGTGGTACATTTGCACTGTATTCGTTGATATGTAGGCATGCGAAAGTAAGCCTTCTGCCCAACCGGCAGCTTGCTGATGAGGCCCTTTCTACTTATAAATTGGAGCACCCACCGGAGAAGGAAAAAAGTTCAAGGGTGAAACTTGTACTTGAGAAGTGCAAGACCTTGCACACTGCTTTGCTAATTCTTGTTCTTCTTGGAACTTGTATGGTAATTGGCGATGGCGTGCTCACTCCAGCCATTTCAGGTAGAATGCATTTCGTATTGAAGAATAAAAGATGTAGCAATTTCTTCTGGTTTGATGACTGATTCATGGCTGTGCTTTATTTTAGTCTTTTCTGCGGTGTCTGGCCTCGAATTATCCATGTCCAAGGAGCATCACCAGTGTAAGCAGTCTCGTCTCCTACTCGATTTTCCATTTCCAGTCAATAGGAGCGTAGGATTaatcagtttttgttttcttaagatTTGTATATGATGAAATGTCAACTTTACTTTAATTATACTGATGTGCGTAAATTTCACTCGCCAATTTTCAGATGCTGTGGTTCCAATTACTTGTTTCATATTGTTATGTCTATTTGCACTTCAACACTATGGCACCCATCGAATCGGATTCTTTTTTGCACCAGTGGTGTTGGCATGGCTTCTGTGCATCAGTGCTCTTGGCTTGTATAATATAATCCACTGGAACCAGCATGTCTATCAAGCTCTGTCTCCTTATTACATGTTCAAGTTCTTGAGGAAGACAAGGATAAGTGGGTGGATGTCTCTAGGTGGAATATTGCTGTGCATAACAGGTAACATCGGAGAATAATTATCATATTCCCCTATATACATCTTGTCGTGTTGCTTGTCCTGCATGTTGATGAGTTGTGGAAAACGTATGCATAAAGCATAAGTTTGCCAGTGCATGCCAGATCCCATATGGTAGAAAGCATTGAACATGGAATTCCAGAAAACCTAACTGATATAATTTCATAGAACTGACATTCATTTCCTGAAATAATTTGATGGCAAATAAATGCAAACGAAAAGAGAGAAACCAAATAAATGCTAATGATATGTGTGACTATGCTTGCAGGCGCAGAGGCAATGTTTGCTGATCTTGGCCACTTCTCATATAATGCCATTCAGGTAATACCTTCCTAGTAATGTCTTCGCTATGCATTTCCAACGCTGATTTGCATACTGATAACAGAAGCTGCAACCCCCTTCGTTGTGCAGGTTGCTTTTACCTTTTTGGTTTATCCAGCTCTTATATTGGCATATATGGGGCAGGCTGCTTACTTATCGCAACATCACCACACCAGTCACCGAATCAGTTTCTATGTCTCGGTTCCAGGTATGTGTCATTCTTGTTTTAAAGGCAAGAATATATCCAGCACGCGTAGAAATAGAATCAGATATGCTGCTGCATGAGAATTGGATGATTTAGTTTGCATTGTACTACAAGGGGTTCATGCCGTAATCTTTTAGGATATCTATCATACTGTAGTTGTCTAGTATATATACTTATTATGGAAGATGTAACAGCTCTTCATTTTTTGGGACAGAAAGTGTGAGATGGCCGGTgcttgtactagccattcttgcTTCTGTTGTGGGAAGCCAAGCAATCATCAGCGGAACATTTTCTATCATAAACCAGAGCCAATCATTAGGTTGTTTTCCGAGAGTCAAGGTCATCCACACTTCTGACAAGGTACATGGCCAGATATACATCCCCGAGATCAATTGGATGCTCATGATCCTCTGCATTGCAGTGACCATTGGATTTAGAGACACAAAACACCTGGGAAATGCTTCTGGTAAGTTACCCTTACATATTTTGCTAGCTCATACTATATATTTGATCTTAAAGCCTGCGTAAACTTCAAAACACGAATGCATCCAAGAAGAAGTTAATTAATCACTTTTGTTGCTTGGAGTACTAAGCGGTTGTTATCTTTAATTGCAGGGCTAGCAGTGATGACAGTTATGTTGGTTACCACATGCCTCACTTCCTTGGTGATTATCATTTGTTGGCACAAGCCGCCTATTGTAGCCCTTTGCTTCCTAATCTTCTTTGGCTCCATTGAATTGCTCTACTTCTCAGCTTCGCTCACCAAGTTCCGAGAGGGTGCCTGGCTTCCCATCCTTCTTGCGCTGTTCCTCATGACTATCATGTTTGTATGGCACTATGGAACCATCAAGAAGTACGAATATGACCTCCACAACAAGGTTTCATTAGACTGGCTTCTAGCTTTGGGTCCAAGCTTGGGAATCGCTCGGGTCCCTGGCATTGGCCTAGTGTTCACAGATCTCACCTCCGGCATTCCTGCTAACTTCTCCCGCTTTGTAACCAACCTCCCTGCTTTCCACCGCATCCTAGTTTTCGTGTGTGTAAAATCAGTCCCAGTCCCATATGTGCCGCCTGCTGAACGATACTTGGTGGGTCGCATTGGTCCTGCAGCTCATCGGTCCTACAGGTGCATTGTTCGTTATGGATACCGTGATGTTCATCAAGATGTTGACTCCTTTGAAACAGAACTAGTTGAAAGGCTGGTTGATTTCATCCGATATGACTGGTGGCGAACACAGAGAACCAGCTCATGTACCGAGGATGATGCATCAAGGTCTACTGACACGAGCGAGTGTGGACTAGCTGTCATCGGAACAGTAGCATTTTCTGGTGCACCAGCTTATGAGATTGAGGAGACTCAACCGGCAAGTGTATCTGCTGGTTTCCCAACTATAGAAAGTATAGCAGAAGTTATTGAGATGGAACCGGTGGAAAGAAGAGTGAGGTTTGTTATCGACGAGGAGTCTCAGCCTGACACCCGGCCTGAGAATACAATGCAGATGCGCGAAGAGCTTGAGGATCTCTACGCAGCTCAACAGGCTGGGACTGCATTTATACTTGGGCACTCACACATAAAAGCCAAGCAAGGGTCGTCCTTTATGAAGAGATTCGCCATTAACTTCGGTTATAACTGCCTGAGGAGGAATTGCAGGGGGGCAGACGTGGCGCTGAAGGTCCCTCCGGTGTCTCTTCTCGAGGTTGGCATGGTTTATATTGTGTAGACCAGACGGACATGCAATTACCGAAAAAGTTTTGTCTTTGTTTTTATCATGTCAATCTCGTTGATGAAATTTACTACCAGAAAATTGTAAAAGTTACTTCTTTTTTCTTGGGTGGTTATGAGGCTTGACTTGTTAGAAGTGTTTTTATTAGAAGCACGTTAGGCTTATTTGCTTTTATGCCCCGTCCTTTGACGAAAATCTCGCTATTCTCCTGAACTTACAACCGTATGACTGTGCCTCTTACGATTCATCTCGGAAACCTATGTTACCTCCTATGTCAAGTTGTTCAGAAAAAATCGTTAACTTCGATAATGTTCAACTGACCAAAAAAATGAGTGCCCTTACGCCACCTCATTCTTCATAAGCCAACTTAACGAGTTTCTCGTTTTACTtgatagggaactttaacgaaaagcatccggtaatgttcactttaacgaaaaaacacCAAACAACTGCTATGACAAATGGCCATGTAGTATTATACAAACCACCAGGTCTTCTGAGTTCCGAGTAGTGGCCACTACTTAGTCCCCCAAACAGGCAAAAAGTGGCATTCGTTCATAAAAACCCTCCAACCAAACAGAGAATAAGCAATTAATCCATACATGGGAATCCTAATTAGAACACTTGCTCTGAGCTATCCCCATGGCAACTTCCCTTCAAATTTTTTGGAGCTGCAGAGAGATTACCAAACAGTGGATTTATCAGCAGGAGCTCGTCCTCTCAGCTTAGAGTGCTGGCCAAAACAGAAAAgggggagaaggaagaagaaccAAAGAAGAAAACCAAACAGTCCTTCTTCTGCAATGTGACAGAAGCACTTGATTTTTCTCAGACCAGGTCTGCAGAGGATGCTGTGCTTATTGAAGAAGCTAGggatggagagatttttcagtgtgaccgacacacgaggtggtacactacgtgtcactatacaaatgacgggatatgtgtgttaaaaagttaataatttaacaaataaaatttcccaccacttacataaaaacacatggtgtaccacccGTATTTCcatcacaataaaaaaattctgcTTGGGATGACACTAAATCTGGAGATAGAGTGTCCAGACAACAGATATAATCACTAACTCATTAAATTCTCATCACCTTCTTCAATTTGCCTTCTCAACTTTCAATTTGGTTTTGAGCcccttaattttttataaagtgTAAATTTACCCACACCGTCCTATACACCGCATTTTATGTTCGTTTTTCTCACATAAATGGCAAATTAGCACATTCAACAAGATTAAGGAGCTCATAATCAATTCTAAAAACAGCTGACAAATCCGAATCACGCCTTAATTTTAAGAGGGATCgattaacaaaaattaattaattaattaaactagaaTGCTTGTGCAAATTTGCCAATAGAGTTTCATTATTTTCATGCAGCATGGGGCTCTGAGAAGGAAAATTGGAGGGACGTACAAGGATTTCTTCGAAGACTATGTCGAGGGTATGTAGCATTAGCAATTTCAAATATTCATATATTCTACAAAGAAATTTAGGACAATATGCACGCAAAATGCTTACAAACGAGAACTGGAAGGACACTAGGTCTAGCAAACGGATCGTATTTAATgcgttcgtgtcgttttcatgtcATACTAATTATATTAACGGGTCGTGTTTGTgtgtattttctttaaaaaatatttgttgAAATAATTTTGCTAATTTGGATAATTGTTTTTTACTTGAAATTAGTGGATGGGAAATATGTGGAGGAGGGGTGGGTGGACAAAACGTTCAAGGTTTGCAAGAAAGATACGGGTGGCGAGCCCAGGGAAGTGGACAAGCTTGGAAGATATGTTCATGTGGCCTGTTTGGAGAAATCAAAATCCGGCAATTTCTTTACCAGACTTTTCTCTGGATGATGAAGGCTCATCAGTTTGCTTTGTTATGTATATCAGATGTCCCAGAGAGCCTAAACATAAATACGTACATTATACATCAATGATCGGATTTAACGTCGGCAATTGCTTGCGTGCCAATTCAGGCAACAAATTTTAACCGGACACACACATTCTCCGTTTCCGGAGCTCTAGGCTTCCGACGTGAAGTTTGGAAAATTAGATCTTTTAGGGCCTTAAAATTATGTTCGAAGATTGAGAGTGTGAATTACCACTCTAAGAACGTCATCCTGCACTTTTTTTGAGCTCAACTTTTTACGCTAGAGAGCAATGCAGCTGTTTGAGTGCTAATATTAATTCCCGTTTCGTCTTTATTAATTTAGGTTTTCCTAGTCTGAGTTGAACTCCTcgtttaatttaggtttttcTAAGAAACATACCTGTTTTTGTTAGTTTAACTTTCCTTTTCCGACAATGCAGTAAGAGTTTCGATTTCCTTTGTCCATCAGGAAATCAAGTTTTCTTTTTACTGGTTGAAATGGGGTTTGATAACTATATAATGCATGGTTTAGAGCTGTCTAATTTGCAGATTATTCACACTACCAATTCAGCTCGGTTTAGAACTTGTCTAATCGATCCTGTGTTCTTGAATCATTCTTTGCGATGGCCCGTAATCTTCTGTTGCTTTGTCTCGCCTTCTTTGTCACGCTTTCGACAGCACTCAGTTCTCCAATCGGAGTATGCTATGGAATGCTAGGTAACGACTTGCCACCACCAACAGAAGTAATCAACATGTACAAACTGAATCAAATCGGTCTAATGAGACTCTACGATCCAAACCACGAAGCGCTCGAGGCCCTTCGTGGTTCTGGCATTAACGTCGTAGTTGGAGTTCGTAATGATGAACTTCAACAACTTGCAAGCACTGAATCCGCTGCTGGGGACTGGGTAGCAGCTTACATTCGTCCTTATTGGCCGCAAGTCAATTTTCGATACATAGCCGTTGGGAACGAGGTCATCCCAGGAGAGGTTGCAAAATACGTCCTCCCAGCAATGCAAAACTTGCACAATGCATTGAGCTCCTGGGTTCTTAACTCTATTGAGCAAATAAAGGTCTCGACCGCAGTTGCAATGTCGGTACTGGGTGAGTCTTACCCTCCCTCGGCCGCAACATTTTCTCAGGACACCGCGGAGTATATGGTTCCGATCGCACGATACTTGAACAACATTGGTGCACCGTTGCTAGTCAATGTGTACCCTTACTTTACCTACGTTGAAAACCCTAGCGACGTTTCACTACCTTATGCATTGTTCGCTTCCGAAAACGCTGTAGTGACAGATGATGGTCTGAGTTATTACAACCTGTTTGATGCCATGGTGGATGCGGTTTATGCATCGTTGGAGAAAGCAGGCGCACCCCAAGTCCGAGTGGTGGTGTCCGAGACGGGCTGGCCCTCCGGCGGGAATGGGAACGTGACAACACCAAGCACTGCGCAAAAATACAACTCTAACCTAATTAGGCACGTCCTGTCGTCACATGGCACTCCAAGGCGGCCGGGAAAGTCCGTCGAGACTTACTTGTTTGCCATGTTTAACGAGAACATGAAATCTGGTGAAGCAGTGGAGCGACAATGGGGTCTGTTTTATCCGAACAAGAGACCCGTTTATCCTATCAATTTTGAAGAACAAAGGCTGGAGCCGGTACAAAGGATGGAGCCGGTAACGGAAAGTAATGCGAGTGCACTATTAGCTCAAAGTGCAGTTATATTGtgtctttgtttaatttcttttttcttaattagtaTGTAATTCGTCTCCAAATAATGTAACAttcttagattttttttttaatttttttaatttatgtgttTGTCCAATTTGATTCTCTTCTACGTTTATGAACTGATGATGGAACTAATGAAGGCTTTTCAGAACTGCTAATTAACCAGCAAATTAACCATAATCGAAGATTAGAGGCGTAgctaaaatgactgaaaaataTACTCTCTCTATACACCCAATTAAGTTCGACgttttcaataataaaattggAATAGAAATAGATTTTATCGTCatgaaaaaattaatcaatAGAAGTAAATTTAATCCTTGCGTAACTAAGTTCGCTAAAATAATACACGGACTCTAACTTAAGTTTGAATCCGTCTAtcatatttattaattaaaatctaaaatagCTCACCCAAGCTAAgcaagcaaaaacaaaacacaacttaGATTTCCAGGCATCCAACGATCCAAAAGTCGTCTGCGACATCCGAGGATCCGAAACTCATTAAATTATACTCTTTGTAAGTAAGAAGATAGAGCCAGTAA from Malus domestica chromosome 01, GDT2T_hap1 includes:
- the LOC103438335 gene encoding glucan endo-1,3-beta-glucosidase-like encodes the protein MARNLLLLCLAFFVTLSTALSSPIGVCYGMLGNDLPPPTEVINMYKLNQIGLMRLYDPNHEALEALRGSGINVVVGVRNDELQQLASTESAAGDWVAAYIRPYWPQVNFRYIAVGNEVIPGEVAKYVLPAMQNLHNALSSWVLNSIEQIKVSTAVAMSVLGESYPPSAATFSQDTAEYMVPIARYLNNIGAPLLVNVYPYFTYVENPSDVSLPYALFASENAVVTDDGLSYYNLFDAMVDAVYASLEKAGAPQVRVVVSETGWPSGGNGNVTTPSTAQKYNSNLIRHVLSSHGTPRRPGKSVETYLFAMFNENMKSGEAVERQWGLFYPNKRPVYPINFEEQRLEPVQRMEPYVIRLQIM
- the LOC103417793 gene encoding potassium transporter 2-like, translating into MDLERIKCYDTPKKDSWKNIMLLAYQSLGVVYGDLSISPLYVYKSAFAEDIQHSDTNEEIYGVLSFVFWTLTLVPLFKYVFIVLRADDNGEGGTFALYSLICRHAKVSLLPNRQLADEALSTYKLEHPPEKEKSSRVKLVLEKCKTLHTALLILVLLGTCMVIGDGVLTPAISVFSAVSGLELSMSKEHHQYAVVPITCFILLCLFALQHYGTHRIGFFFAPVVLAWLLCISALGLYNIIHWNQHVYQALSPYYMFKFLRKTRISGWMSLGGILLCITGAEAMFADLGHFSYNAIQVAFTFLVYPALILAYMGQAAYLSQHHHTSHRISFYVSVPESVRWPVLVLAILASVVGSQAIISGTFSIINQSQSLGCFPRVKVIHTSDKVHGQIYIPEINWMLMILCIAVTIGFRDTKHLGNASGLAVMTVMLVTTCLTSLVIIICWHKPPIVALCFLIFFGSIELLYFSASLTKFREGAWLPILLALFLMTIMFVWHYGTIKKYEYDLHNKVSLDWLLALGPSLGIARVPGIGLVFTDLTSGIPANFSRFVTNLPAFHRILVFVCVKSVPVPYVPPAERYLVGRIGPAAHRSYRCIVRYGYRDVHQDVDSFETELVERLVDFIRYDWWRTQRTSSCTEDDASRSTDTSECGLAVIGTVAFSGAPAYEIEETQPASVSAGFPTIESIAEVIEMEPVERRVRFVIDEESQPDTRPENTMQMREELEDLYAAQQAGTAFILGHSHIKAKQGSSFMKRFAINFGYNCLRRNCRGADVALKVPPVSLLEVGMVYIV